Below is a window of Populus trichocarpa isolate Nisqually-1 chromosome 3, P.trichocarpa_v4.1, whole genome shotgun sequence DNA.
tatttaattggatattaaactttgttattattatttttatatggtttttcactctttttgaaaatgatttaggTTATCTCTgggttttgtatttattattcttttttaaaagaaattttatttttaaattaaattaattgatcaaATGTAAACATGAGATGctcacttcatgatattttatttgatttattttccgAGTCATTGCTCTTATGGTATTTGCGCTCTTTTTTACTGTCGCTGTGCAATTTTTTGCAGTGATGTTATAACTATTTCAATGAGATCTTTATGGTGGCGAGGTGGCGTCCATGGTTAAGTGATACTAAGTCTTTaatgagctttttttttcttctcattccgAGTATTGATAGCtcaatttttatagttaattattatcatttttttctctttgttcattgtcaatgctttttttaatcatattattaaattaactaaatttattgaACCTGATCGAGTCAATGAATCgggttttagatttttcttgctttaaaaacattaatgtcGCTAGACATTgcacttgattttcaaatataaattaatcaattgttcaattgataataaattaatttatttaatcttattttatttagaattgttatttatatttggattaACTTATTAGAAAACTTAATAAGTCACACACATAAAAACTAttgatcaaaaattaaaatagaattattaatcaagtgtgactaaattgtaaataaattttagaaattaaagattaaaatataatttattcatagaattacaattttagatctaaaaaactaaaaacattaaatagaaatttaattgaataaatttctcaaattatcctgaaataatatatataatattatttaagaggcaaattgatattttattatttataaaaaaaattaaatttctttgtaaataaaatgttttttcttattttctatgtAGTAAGTAGAAAATAGCACAgtcaaaacacctagaaaatacataaaaaaaaaactagcattcAAAAGCATAGAAATCTCTTTTCTAAACAGCTTTAAATTTGTGACAACCCAACATTGAAGTaattatttaaagcaaaaaaaaacatttgattttcaGGTAATATTCGTATAAATCCTAAGCAACTCTAAAATTATCTAACAAGACCTTTAAGAAttccaaaaattttaaactgGGAACACACTTTAGTGCTGGAAGCCTGGAAGCCTTGGCACCTCCACCATCTATGGATACTCGTGTGCATAAACACATGTCCAATCACCAGAAAAAAGTTGGCTGCTTGCTATGTAAACTAACTTGGGAGTTAATTTTTAGCATTGCGAAAACATAAGCATGAAGATTGGCCCCTAATTTTCAGTCTTCAAATGTTCCTTTGCCCTCCCAAACAAAGTACAAATAATAACCTTACACTTGAtacagaaaagagaaaaacccATTTCAGAGGTCCTATTTGCTCAAGTACAAAGCAATctagttataaattatttcagtCAAAACTACACTCTCAAGTCTCAAACGATATCTTCATCCCACTACTGAAAATATTACAATGACAGTGGACGAACTGAATCTAAAAGCAAGTGCAGCACATAAAATGCACACATATGAACAAACAGTAGTGAGATGATATGGTTCCCCAGTCCATCACACAATCAGATCAAAGACACTGAGCAGAAGCACGTCGAGGTAATATAGCCTATCTAATCAACAATGGCATTCACAATTATGATGCcacaaaaacacaagaaaaaaccaCCACACTAATTGAACCAAGCAAATGCAAGGGCAGTATTAACAGATAAATGAATATAGATTGTTCCATCATCCCAACACATGCAATTCGAATTCACTGAAATTCAGCAATTAGAAGCCAAAGCAAGAAAGGGTTAAGTTACCACATTGAATTTTCACAAAGACAATATCCAACTAGACTAAGTATCAGGGCAAAGTgcaaaagaagaacaaattgcAAAATATATGACATGGGGCTCAAAAGTTCTGCTAAAATGGCGGGAGTTTAATTGCACAAAGCTGAGATATGAAGTTTGACAATGCCATCCAAAAAGTACCGATAGAGCATATTTCCTACAGTTTATTACCTACTCAATAATGGACTGGATAACACCGGCTCCAACAGTCTTCCCTCCTTCTCTGATAGCAAACCTCATACCTTGCTCACAAGCCACAGGCATAATAAGTTCCACCACCATCTTCACACGATCCCCAGGCATAACCATCTTCGACTCCTCATCCTTATCATTCATAATTGTAGCCACCCTCCCTGTAACATCAGTTGTCCTCATATAAAATTGAGGCCTATACCCAGCAAAGAAGGGAGAATGCCTACCACCTTCTTCcttcttcaaaacataaacaatcGCCTCAAACTTGGTATGTGGAGTAATTGACCCTGGCTTCGACAAAACCATCCCTCTCTGAATATCAGCCTTTTGAACACCTCTCAATAACAACCCAACATTATCACCTGCCAATGCTTCATCCAATATCTTTTGAAACATTTCCACACCAGTAACTGTTACATTCCTAGTCTCCCTCAACCCCACAATATCTACTGTATCCCCAGTTTTAATTGTCCCTCTCTCAACCCTCCCGGTAGCTACAGTCCCACGACCAGTAATAGAAAAAACATCCTCAACGGCAAGTAAAAATGGCAAATCAGTTTGCCTTTGAGGAATTGGTATATAATTATCAACATTATCCATAAGTTCATATATTTTATCAACCCATTGATTCTCTCCTCTCTTAATAGCCGGATTTTCCATCAAAGCCTCTAAAGCTAACAAGGCAGAACCAGAAATAATTGGAATATCATCACCAGGAAACTCATAACTAGACAACAATTCTCTTACCTCCAACTCTACCAACTGCAACAGCTCCTCATCATCAACTTGATCTTGTTTATTCAAAAACACAACCATATTTGGAACCCCAACTTGCTTTGCCAACAAGATATGCTCTTTTGTTTGTGGCATTGGACCATCAGCGCCAGACACAACAAGAATAGCTCCATCCATTTGAGCAGCACCAGTAATCATGTTCTTAACATAATCAGCATGACCAGGACAATCGACATGAGCATAATGGCGAGATTCCGTCTCATATTCAACAGTAGCAGTGTTAATTGTGATTCCTCTAGCGCGTTCTTCAGGTGCAGCATCGATTTCATCGTATTTTTTTGGTGCACTGCCGCCCATTGAGGCTAAAGCCATGGTTAGAGCAGCGGTGAGAGTTGTTTTGCCGTGGTCTACATGGCCTATTGTGCCAATGTTGACATGGGGTTTCTTTCTTTCGAACTTCCCTCTAGCTGCACGGACAGTGAGAAAGCGGTGGCGGGTGGTGGTGAGAGGGGAGGATGAGGAGGTGGGAGTGAGGGTGGGGAGAAAAGAAGACGAAAGGATGGATTTTGAGGGGAGTTTCGAGGTGGGTGTTAGGGAGAAAGTAGGGGTGGATGTGGTGGATGTGGTGGTTGAGTGGTGGGGGTAGAGGAGGTTTGTGGAGGTGAAAGTAGTTGTTGAGGCGGAAATAGCCATAAGGAGTGGCGGATTAGAGAGTGACAGAGGAGAGAGTTTTCTTGATTGGGAGAGAAATGTATGAGAGGATGTGTTTTGTTCTCTCTTTATGGGTAACCAAAGAATGGCTGTTATTGAGTGTTCTATCCTCTGCTGCAAGCTGTTGCTTCTGAGACTAGAGGCAAGTTGTCACCTAGGGTAGCATGGAAAGTTCATGAAATCACCTCCCAAGTTGTAACACGTGGACAGGAGTTTGAAGGTTTAAGGTTATTAAAGGAGTACTTGCCCCTAGAGTCCTGGTAAAGAATGTTGGGTAACAGTAACTGTGTAGGTGGACAGTTGCTCATGATCAAGGAATTCTATAAATTAAAGTGTGTTTAGGCATTTGGAGATTAATCATGAGTTTGTAAATATGATAGTAGCGattgtttaatatattaaaataattttttatttttaaaatttatttttaatattaataattcagaacgaatccaaaaatataaaaaaattaataaataaaataaattttgataaactTTCATTTataccacaatctcaaatgaGGACAAACACAGCGGCACTACTGAGGATCGGAACTCATGTTATAACTTGTGTTTGAGGATTGACTGTGGAGATTTTACCAGGGGCATGAAGTTCAGCAATAAAAGGGCAAAACTGTGATCTCTTTCAACTTGGGGGGGTTTCCGGTGCCGGCGGCACTTGTGGTTCATAGGAAGTGAGGTGACCATGGCGTAATTTGAGGTCCCGTTGTGATTGTGTTAAGCCTCAAGGTCCTGCCTGTGTTGGAGCCACGTTAACCCATCAAGGTCCTCTAATTTTTAGAAACTTGCTGGTACCTATACCCACCAGACAAGATACTGGGTTTTTTTTGggctaaatttgttttttaaaaaataattttttaaaatttactgtgtttgtttgccattagaaaagttggtcaatgaaaaatactttccagtaaaaaaacaatttagcttAGTTTCCAGGGAagtatttctcttttattttggacagaaaacactttttgaaagttgtgaaaaatttaaaaatatcatattatttactgattatatcaaatttgatcctcaaacttttgattattatatatatattttgttttgaatatttatttttcaattccatcctttaaaatttaatttttatattaattttggtcctcatttttataattgttatttgcttttcccttatcattttttaattgaaattttttatctatcaaatttgatcttcatttttttaattattacttattttatttgaaataatttataaaatgttaattattattattttaatttcttcatctttcaatttttttattttttagatttgatctctattatttttattattatttattttatttgagataatttataaaattatattttttttcacttccattctcattcaattttaatttgtaagatttgttactcattattttaataaacttgaaaaaaataaaacattaataagttattttacagctcattttccatgacataaccaaacaccggaaaatattttccaacttatttttcattacactaccaaacatcgaaaaataattcactttcttgaaatttactttccaaaaaaaaactactttccagaaaacaaacagaTCTTGAAAAATTCCACTATTCACAAGCATCCAGATAAAATTGTCAAATCCAGGAAGAACGCGCAATACGGGTTCGGATTCGTTGAAGAAACTCCAGAACTAAAACGATTGACATTGACCGAAGCTCTGGAAAATAGAATGATAAAACAGGGGACCTGAATACCTGAGGCCAATGGCCATACGCCTCCACAAAAATCATGCACTtgccataagaaaaaaatgtggAAGCCGGAAAACCTATCCAAGAACCAACAAATTCAAAAGCGAGATTTGAACATAAACTTAGCACAATAGGACTCCAGCGAAGATTAGTTCTATTGATTAGCCAATCATAGATGATTATGTCACCACTCATGCTCCACCATATTCCAGACAAAATTGTTGAATGGCCTTCTGGTAGAGAATGGCTGCTGAAAACATTCGCTTTGTAAGCCTTggtattcaaaatattttattttccttcccCTACCACTGAACATTTATATCTAGTTCCACAGCACAGCGGTAAACTCAATGGGGCTTGTAGATATGAAGATGTAATGCCCAGggtttatattgaaattaaaattcagACAGAGTCACAGTGTCAGAGATCAAAAGAAATGTTGAAAAAATTGGGCAACAGTTGAGGAGACGGTCAGTTATCTGCCATGCTCCTGCTCTCGTTCCAGGAACTCTAAAGAGAAACATCGGAGGAGAAAATCCTACCTCACTGTTCCTTCCGGGCTTTAGATCTGGCAGGCTTTGCTGGTTTAATTATGTTGCCAAGGAGGATCAATGATATGGGTACAATGGTTCCAATGTAATATACACTACCATATAAAGCAATTGTTTCCTGCAAGCTTAATACCTATGACATAGAACAAGAGAAACATTAGGCTCCAGAAATATCTATTTTCAGTTTCTGAAATAGTTTGCTCCAATAAGAGAAAGTGCTAACCATGAAACCAACAGCAGAATAGTTTAGAACCAGAATGGTGTAAGCAACGTTAATAAAAACAAGCAACTTCTTCACCAGAGCCATATTTGGAGGTATAGTTTGTTGCCATCTGTATAGGACTGCTCGAGGTAGCGAAAGAGGGTTAGtaatctcttcttttctttttaactttctacaaagaaaatgaccaaaaaaaagaTCTTCCAGGTCATACCCCTTGAACCAGCAATCATCAACGCTGACTGGACAAAGAATATTATGTACCCAGGATATAATCCCTGTAATTTGCATAGAGAGAAGAAGACAGGAAAAAGTTAAAATCAATGAATAATATTATACAAGAAAACTCCAAAACATGTATAGTCATAGGTATTTCTGAGAAGACAAATGGAAAATGCTAGGAAAACAGGTAACTAGCCAAGGAAAAGAGtcaaatatttgagaaaatgaaatatagaATGCTATACAGGATAACATTGTTAAACAAAAGTTATGGCAGACTCCTTTGCTCTTGTAAAAATTAACCTATTGGTGCTTTCAGGTCTTTTTAATTTGCAATGACCTGAGAAATTGAGATATGGAATACCATGAAAGGATCAGATTGCTAAGACAAGAGCTACGACACACTCCTTTGCTCTTCGCAAGAATTTTACCTATTGGTGCTTTACTGATCTTTTTAATTTGCAACAAGTAGCAGCATCATTATACATAAAGCTATAAGGGGGTCAAAtgcataatttaaaaataagtttccTGACCACCCACACAAATAGAATAAGTGGTTGCATGTTATACTCACATGCCAAACAGCACTGGTAGTCTGTGTGGCTAACAACTGAAAGAAACCAGGTTTCTTCCCCTTCTGAACAAGTCTATCATAAACATCTACAACAGAACAAATAGCACATGAAGTTAGTACATCAGATTGTGTGACATATTCCCATACATGGATGCTAAGAATAGTACCAATTAAGATTTACATCCTAGAATAAAACTCAACCAACTGGAAACAAAAGCTTAGATGATAAACTCACAATGACGAAGCCAAGTGCTGACTTGTATATTCCATACAAGTGGCAACTGAACTGCACTCTTAGCAAACTCAACACCTAGAACATCAACATTTTTCGCACGATCCCATTGTGGCCTTGGTGGAGAAGTCTCTGTCCAACCACTTAAACCCAGGCCAGAGACAATAATAGCTGCCTCTGAAATTGACCAGATGAAATAATATTTCCATCGTGCTGTGAAGCCTGACATATACTGGTAACCCAACCGTTTCCAGAAGCCCCATCCTTTGTATGCTGGACCATTGAGCCCGGGTATGTTATACTGGGGTATCAGGTACAGATACAAGGCCATGCAAACAGCAGCTTGGAAAAGAGCTCGAATTGTTGCCCCGAAAGGTGATGGTGAGGGTCCTTTCTCACTAGGGGCCCAAATCTGTAAAGATGAACTAACAAAACTAAGAACCAAATATTTACAGCAAGACAAGGCATCAACTCAACTTGACTAACTAAAACTAAGCCTTTGTCccagaagttgaaaaaaaaaataatagaccTTTCTTTTCCATTCTCTTTTGCAAGACCAGACTGTCTCTGTTGAGACAAAGCATATAGAAGCACAAAACAAACACAGTAAACATACCCCTTTTCTTTCAGTCCACTCAAGATAATCCTTCATTTCATAAACTGGACCAGCAAAGTGGCTACCGCAACAGAGGCAGTAACCAACATACTCAATAAAAGAGGGCAGCTTAATCAAGCGGTTTTTCTTCTGAACCTCTCGCAATTCTTCCTCTTTTAATAGTCCATCATTGTAATTCATGGCGCATGATATGACTTTCAGTGTTAACACCATTAAAGCCCctgataatataagaaaacTATCCATCACCCAACAATAAATAGTTCTCACAGAGTATACCATTTCCCGTTATCGTCATTATGAAATATGAAATCGTGCTTACCAGTGGCATCAATGCCTCCTTCCTTCCACGCATCACCACTCATGTAATACACATGGCTACACATGGATACAATAATCAAGAATTCAGAaataaaatcccaaaaaaagaaaaaagatttcttCAGTCCCATTTGATTAACTAGTATAAATTTCATACTCATATTCAAAAGAACATCAAATAACAAACATGAAGCTATAAGGGGACTTGAGATTCATAAGGCAGTACCATATTCTCCACACACAGAAAACAGCTGCTCAATGAAGAAATTCAGCATTCCGACGATGACACCTTTTCTAGCTAAAAGCAGCTTCTATCCCTCCTtatatatggattttttttccaaaataaataattaaaaatacaacatTCACGAGCTCCTACTTCCACCCAACATGAAcaagataaaacaaaacatgcaGCATTTGAGCTTTCAGCATTTCAAACTACGGCATGCGTTCAAGTAAATTCAATGCTATCATTTAACCTCCagcatgttttattttctgcaATTTACGCATTAATTTGAAGCCTTCAAGAGAAATCAAAATGAATAGCACGCCGAGTCCATTTAATCAAGCAGCAAATCATCAAAGCATGGCAATTAACAAGTAATCcaattaaaaatcctataacTCAGCTCCAATTAATCAAGAAACAActgattcataaaaataaaaataaaaagtgagctttctttctcaaaaataaataaaattaaaaacacatacCAGCCAATTAAATAGCCGAATCCAAATAAAAACGTAAGGATTCCACAGTAAGGCCGAAACAGGACCATCGAAAGGTAGCCCAACAACATGGGCACCAAGAAGTGAAGATTTGAAGAGAACCCAAATGATAAATACGAGAGGAAAGCCCCTGAAATAGCAGCGTATAAATGTTTGCCGAATGAACTCGGTACGAATCGGTGGATGAAACTCACTGGAATTGTGACCACAAAGCAAAGAAGGAACCTCAAAACTGGTACGGAGACGCCAATAGCGGCGGCCATGGATTCCATTTCAAAAGGCATGGTGATTTCTGCGTTAGAGTGCTTTGCTTTTGATTGACTCGGGCGAGTCAACACGGCGGGCTGACTGGTCTGGGCTTAGATTTTGAGATTTTGGTGGAACTTCAGTTTTTGCTGACTGGTTCTTTGcaatgctttatttttattattattgtgggGGTTGTGCGtagacttttcttttttttccaatttgggtTAGAAGGGGGAAAAACGGGTGATTTTGAACGCAGAGGCGATACAACCGAGAGATTTCATTGGCTGTGCTTGTCCAAGTAGATAGCGGCTTTTTCTTGCCTTGAAATCATCCAcgagaaaaacattaattatgatGTAAAATGCATA
It encodes the following:
- the LOC7479258 gene encoding elongation factor Tu, chloroplastic, giving the protein MAISASTTTFTSTNLLYPHHSTTTSTTSTPTFSLTPTSKLPSKSILSSSFLPTLTPTSSSSPLTTTRHRFLTVRAARGKFERKKPHVNIGTIGHVDHGKTTLTAALTMALASMGGSAPKKYDEIDAAPEERARGITINTATVEYETESRHYAHVDCPGHADYVKNMITGAAQMDGAILVVSGADGPMPQTKEHILLAKQVGVPNMVVFLNKQDQVDDEELLQLVELEVRELLSSYEFPGDDIPIISGSALLALEALMENPAIKRGENQWVDKIYELMDNVDNYIPIPQRQTDLPFLLAVEDVFSITGRGTVATGRVERGTIKTGDTVDIVGLRETRNVTVTGVEMFQKILDEALAGDNVGLLLRGVQKADIQRGMVLSKPGSITPHTKFEAIVYVLKKEEGGRHSPFFAGYRPQFYMRTTDVTGRVATIMNDKDEESKMVMPGDRVKMVVELIMPVACEQGMRFAIREGGKTVGAGVIQSIIE
- the LOC7479259 gene encoding lysophospholipid acyltransferase 1, whose amino-acid sequence is MPFEMESMAAAIGVSVPVLRFLLCFVVTIPVSFIHRFVPSSFGKHLYAAISGAFLSYLSFGFSSNLHFLVPMLLGYLSMVLFRPYCGILTFLFGFGYLIGCHVYYMSGDAWKEGGIDATGALMVLTLKVISCAMNYNDGLLKEEELREVQKKNRLIKLPSFIEYVGYCLCCGSHFAGPVYEMKDYLEWTERKGIWAPSEKGPSPSPFGATIRALFQAAVCMALYLYLIPQYNIPGLNGPAYKGWGFWKRLGYQYMSGFTARWKYYFIWSISEAAIIVSGLGLSGWTETSPPRPQWDRAKNVDVLGVEFAKSAVQLPLVWNIQVSTWLRHYVYDRLVQKGKKPGFFQLLATQTTSAVWHGLYPGYIIFFVQSALMIAGSRVLYRWQQTIPPNMALVKKLLVFINVAYTILVLNYSAVGFMVLSLQETIALYGSVYYIGTIVPISLILLGNIIKPAKPARSKARKEQ